The Paenibacillus sp. RC334 nucleotide sequence TGCACGCGAAGGTATCAAACGCGGTGCTTATGTCGTTGCAGATGCGACAGACAGCAAGCCGGTTGCTCAAATTCTGGCTACGGGTTCCGAAGTACAACTGGCTGTTAAAGCCCAGGAAGCACTGGCGGAGCAAGGTATCCAAGTACGCGTTATCAGCTTCCCAAGCTGGGATCTGTTCGAAAAACAAGACAAAGCATACAAAGATTCCGTTCTACTGCCTGAAGTAAAAGCACGTTTGGCTGTAGAAATGGCTTATCCACTGGGCTGGGAAAAATATGTCGGCGACCAAGGCGACATTCTCGGTATCAGCACATTTGGCGCATCCGCACCTGGCGACCGCGTCATTAAGGAATATGGCTTTACGGTAGAGAACGTTGTTAATCGTGTAAAAACTTTGTTGAAATAAAACAATCTTTAAACAGACAGTCGTAACCTGAGCAAGGCTTACGGCTGTTTGTTTCATACATTGAGGAATTTTGTAGCCTTGTGTATTTTCATACTGAGGCTTGGATCAAAACTATGTTATGATCCATAAATATTCATTCAACCATTGATGAGCAGATGAGGGGATAACGAATGACACAGTTTGATGGAGTCAGCGTAGTTAAAAAAGCAAATGTATATTACGGCGGTCAGGTCACAAGCCGTACAGTTATTTTGGGTGATGGCAGTAAGGTTACATTGGGTATTATGCTGCCTGGAACGTATGAATTCGGAACGGATTCTCGTGAGATTATGGAGATTTTGGCAGGGGATTTGAAGGTGTTGCTTCCAGGTACTGAGGAATGGCTGGAAATACAGGGAACGGCAACGTTCCACGTGCCTGCACAATCTTCATTCAAGCTGGAAGTACGAAGCGTAACAGATTACTGCTGTTCTTACCCGGAATAAGTAGTGAAAAAAGGGCAAGCACCACTCGACTCTAAGTCAAGTGTGCTTACCCTATAAGCTATGCGATATGTACAAAAGCACAGCAACATGGTTAAAAAGAAGGATGCGGCTTATTCGAGTGGCTTACCGCCAATAGTGCGGCCGATCCACGATTCATAGGTCTTCACGACAGCGGATAAGTCCTCGTCGCCATAGCCTTGCGTTTGCCCGGCTTGAAACAGGCTTTTGGCAATGGACAGCATAGGCGCCGGGATGGACTGGCTATCCGTCAGCGAGGCAGCAAGCTTCAAGTCTTTGAGCATCAAGGCCAGTGAGAACTGGTTGCTGAAATCATGCTCGATGATTTTGCGTCCTTTCAGGTCAGCAGCCTTGCTGCCTGCCGATCCGAGCTGTACCAGTTCAAGGAAGCTTTCCGCCGGAATGCCGGACTTAGCAGCAATGGCGAAGCCCTCAGCCAGAGCGAGGTTGTTAATACCGACCATCGTGTTATGTGCGAGCTTGGCGACGGCTCCGCTGCCATTCGGTCCCATGTGAAGCACCTTTTTGCCCAGCGTATCAAAAACGTCCGACTGTGCGGCAATGGCCTCCGCGTCACCGCCAACCATGAACACAAGCGTGCCGTCTACAGCAGCAGGCTTACTGCCCGTTACTGGAGCATCAATGAAGGAACAACCCAGCTTGTCCGCTTCGGCGGCCAGTTGTTTGACCAGCTCAGGTGAAATGGTGCT carries:
- a CDS encoding pyrimidine/purine nucleoside phosphorylase; translated protein: MTQFDGVSVVKKANVYYGGQVTSRTVILGDGSKVTLGIMLPGTYEFGTDSREIMEILAGDLKVLLPGTEEWLEIQGTATFHVPAQSSFKLEVRSVTDYCCSYPE
- a CDS encoding NAD(P)-dependent oxidoreductase, encoding MKNIGFIGLGTMGAPMASNLLKQGYGVTVYNRTASRCEPLAEQGARTASTPREAAEGQQLVITMVSDDHSIRDIYYGEDGVFAGLTSGVTVMDNSTISPELVKQLAAEADKLGCSFIDAPVTGSKPAAVDGTLVFMVGGDAEAIAAQSDVFDTLGKKVLHMGPNGSGAVAKLAHNTMVGINNLALAEGFAIAAKSGIPAESFLELVQLGSAGSKAADLKGRKIIEHDFSNQFSLALMLKDLKLAASLTDSQSIPAPMLSIAKSLFQAGQTQGYGDEDLSAVVKTYESWIGRTIGGKPLE